In Pseudorasbora parva isolate DD20220531a chromosome 9, ASM2467924v1, whole genome shotgun sequence, the following proteins share a genomic window:
- the urod gene encoding uroporphyrinogen decarboxylase: MDKDSLILPKDFPELKNDTFLRAARGEEIEHIPVWCMRQAGRYLPEFRESRAGKDFFETCRSPEACCELTLQPLRRFPFDAAIIFSDILVVPQAMGMEVQMSPGKGPTFPEPLKEPEDLQRLKIKVDVWSELDYVFKAITLTRHKIEGKVPLIGFTGAPWTLMSYMIEGGGSATHSKAKRWLYRYPEASHKLLSQLTDVIVEYLLGQVKAGAQALQVFESHTGCLGPVEFKEFSLPYLRDIARRVKDKIKESGLDNVPMIVFAKDGHYGLEDLSESGYEVVGLDWTIDPRSARVRTGGKVSLQGNMDPCALYATKERISEIVKRMLEGFGTKGYIANLGHGLYPDMDPENVGAFVEAVHTHSRQLLNRK; the protein is encoded by the exons ATGGATAAGGACAGTCTGATTCT CCCCAAGGACTTTCCAGAGCTGAAAAACGACACATTCCTAAGAGCTGCGAGAGGAGAGGAGATTGAGCACATTCCAGTGTGGTGTATGAGGCAGGCCGGCCGCTATCTGCCGG AATTCAGGGAATCTAGGGCAGGGAAAGATTTCTTCGAGACATGCCGTTCCCCTGAAGCTTGCTGTGAGCTTACGCTACAG CCTCTCAGACGATTCCCATTCGATGCTGCTATCATCTTCTCTGACATCTTGGTGGTCCCTCAG GCCATGGGGATGGAGGTTCAGATGAGTCCAGGAAAAGGCCCCACGTTCCCAGAACCACTGAAGGAGCCTGAAGATCTGCAGAGACTAAAGATTAAAGTGGACGTGTGGTCTGAACTCGACTACGTTTTTAAAGCCATTACATTGACACGACACAAAATAGAGGGAAAAGTTCCTCTCATTGGCTTCACTGGAGCTCCG TGGACGCTAATGTCCTACATGATTGAAGGAGGAGGCTCTGCCACACACTCGAAGGCCAAACGCTGGCTCTACAGGTACCCAGAGGCCAGCCACAAACTACTGAGCCAGCTAACAGATGTCATAGTGGAGTATCTTCTCGGCCAGGTGAAAGCTGGAGCTCAG gcTCTGCAGGTTTTCGAGTCTCATACTGGTTGTTTGGGTCCAGTGGAGTTTAAAGAGTTTTCTCTGCCATATCTGAGAGACATTGCTCGCCGTGTTAAGGACAAGATCAAAGAATCTGGTTTAGACAATGTGCCTATG ATTGTCTTTGCTAAAGATGGTCATTATGGGCTTGAGGACCTCTCTGAGTCTGGTTATGAAGTCGTGGGTCTGGACTGGACCATAGATCCGCGTTCAGCACG TGTCAGGACTGGAGGAAAAGTTAGTTTGCAAGGCAACATGGATCCCTGCGCTCTATACGCCACAAAG GAGCGCATATCGGAGATCGTGAAGAGGATGTTGGAGGGCTTTGGCACCAAGGGCTACATCGCTAATCTGGGTCATGGCCTGTACCCTGATATGGACCCAGAAAATGTGGGCGCGTTCGTAGAGGCCGTACACACCCACTCTCGCCAGCTCCTCAACCGCAAATAA